The segment CTAGCCGAAGCTTCACGAACCGCCGGCGTTACCGGCGCTGCCATGCAGATATCGGCGCGCCCTTCAGCAACGGCTCTCACGCATGCATCATATTCCCCAGTGTTCACCCAAATTATCTCATCCTGGTCAATGCCTGCCCAGGCCAGGAGGGATAGAAATGGTGACATGGTAGCAGCCTTGTCATTCCAGATTGCAATGCGTGTACCTGGTTGTATATCTTCTGGTACAGCAATGTTTGAATCACCGCGTACCATAAAACCGGTCGAGGCTAGTGAATCTACCCATACCAGCCCAGCCATCCACGGCCCGCCATCAGGAGAGGCATATTCGCTGATCGCTTCAATTGAATCTCTCAGGGTTGATTTATCTATCTGAGAAAGAACCATTTTTTCAGCTGCCATGTCCTTGTAGCAATTAGTCCACGCAGCCTGGTTGACCACTCTTACTATTGTGCCGTCAAGCTTGGTTTCCAGAACAGATGCCCAGCTGACGGTTTTAGCTTCACCAGAAGACCCGGTGGCTCCGATGTGCATGGTTGACGGCCACTGGAATGGCGCTGTTGTGGCAGGTTGAGACTGAGAGGGTTCTGCGTTCTGGCCAGAGCAGGCCGCCAATGACATCAGCATTATTGCAGCCAGACTCAGGGCAAAGAACCTGTGTATTGTTTTAAATCCGTTCATTTGTGTTCCTTTATTAATTTTTTGTATATATGATTAGGCTATTTTCGCTGATAGCTTAAACCAGAATGTTTTTACCGGTTTTGTCTGCCCGTTTTCTGCGCCAGCCACTTGCGATTGCAATACAGCACAGCGCTATTCCTATCCCTAATACGATCGGCTGCGGAAAGGCTATGATAAAACCTCCTGCAAACAGCAAGACTCTTTCGATCCTGCTCAGAACCCCGATTCCGGTCAGGTACCCTTCCAGGCCGGAAGAAAGGAGCCAGACTCCAATAGCAGCCTGTGCCAGGTTGAAGAGCGTAACATACCAAGGCGCGTAAATTA is part of the Dehalococcoidales bacterium genome and harbors:
- a CDS encoding TAXI family TRAP transporter solute-binding subunit, which gives rise to MNGFKTIHRFFALSLAAIMLMSLAACSGQNAEPSQSQPATTAPFQWPSTMHIGATGSSGEAKTVSWASVLETKLDGTIVRVVNQAAWTNCYKDMAAEKMVLSQIDKSTLRDSIEAISEYASPDGGPWMAGLVWVDSLASTGFMVRGDSNIAVPEDIQPGTRIAIWNDKAATMSPFLSLLAWAGIDQDEIIWVNTGEYDACVRAVAEGRADICMAAPVTPAVREASASPRGIRYISLNPSDNPNGAAAFLEISTLYDFGPINAGPEEVIGTWSIMSYKYLGTNMNTDTDVIYNMAKWLGENYELYRDRYASNANMTLADLVNALQTIYIPAHPGLVKYLKEKGIWNEEYEERNQANTTLFEDYCSAYQSAMAEATNKGIEIKSSNPEWINFWEDYKRTEGLPGIKMHASLTQDAW